One Verrucomicrobiia bacterium DNA window includes the following coding sequences:
- the clpB gene encoding ATP-dependent chaperone ClpB, whose protein sequence is MQLERLTIKSQEALQEAQRVAQGYSHQQIDGEHLLLAMISQTDSLIPELLEKVGVPGGKLKPDLERELARRHKVQGAAEVFMSPGLRKALDAAGNEASKLKDDYISTEHLLLGLLDDPDTSLKKILQTHGLKRDAILRALADLRGNQRVTDQNPEDKFQALDKYGRDLTALARQGKIDPVIGRDEEIRRVMQVLTRRTKNNPVLIGEPGVGKTAIAEGLARRIVSGDVPESLKNKKLVAMDLGAMIAGAKYRGEFEDRLKAFLKEIVASEGRILLFIDELHTLVGAGAAEGATDAANIMKPQLARGELRAIGATTLDEYRKHIEKDPALERRFQPVTVNEPTVEATIAILRGLKERYEVHHGVRIQDAALVSAATLSHRYISDRFLPDKAIDLVDEAASRLRMELDSMPVEIDQLERQIMQLEIEQNALKREKDEASRERLGRIERELANLKEQSTKLKAQWQNEKAAINAASIINGQIEQAKLDLEEAQRKADLNLAAQIQYGRLPELQQKLTAAEKALKEKPSENRLLSEEVTDEDIAKVVASWTGIPVTRMLEGERQKLVRMEERLQQRVIGQKEAIEAVANAVRRSRSGLQEPNRPMGSFIFLGPTGVGKTETARALAEFLFDDENAMVRIDMSEYMEKHTVARLIGAPPGYVGYEEGGQLSEAVRRKPYSVVLFDEIEKAHHDVFNVLLQVLDDGRLTDGQGRTVDFKNSIIVMTSNIGSPVIQEYYSSGALSAAGHAEMENLVRTELKAHFRPEFLNRVDDIIIFHSLDESQIASIVDIQLQRLAKRLTAQQLSLEVDASAKRLIAREGFDPQFGARPLKRAIQNRLLDPLATKLLVGDFKPGDRIQVTAPDGELVFSK, encoded by the coding sequence CGCGGCCGAGGTGTTCATGAGTCCCGGGCTGCGAAAGGCCCTCGATGCGGCCGGCAACGAAGCATCGAAGCTCAAGGATGATTACATCAGCACCGAGCACCTGCTGCTCGGATTGCTTGATGACCCCGATACTTCCCTCAAGAAAATCCTCCAGACACACGGCCTCAAGCGCGATGCGATCCTGCGTGCCCTGGCCGATCTTCGTGGGAACCAGCGCGTGACCGATCAGAATCCAGAGGACAAGTTCCAGGCGCTGGACAAGTACGGTCGGGACCTGACCGCTCTTGCGCGGCAGGGAAAGATCGATCCAGTGATTGGTCGCGATGAGGAAATTCGGCGCGTGATGCAGGTGCTCACGCGCAGAACAAAGAATAATCCCGTGCTCATTGGCGAGCCGGGCGTCGGCAAGACTGCGATTGCCGAGGGGCTCGCGCGGCGCATCGTCAGCGGAGACGTTCCCGAATCGCTGAAGAACAAGAAGCTCGTCGCGATGGATCTTGGGGCGATGATTGCGGGCGCGAAGTATCGCGGTGAGTTTGAGGATCGGCTCAAGGCATTCCTCAAGGAGATTGTCGCAAGCGAAGGACGCATTCTTTTGTTCATCGATGAATTGCACACGCTGGTTGGGGCGGGCGCTGCGGAGGGCGCGACCGACGCGGCGAACATCATGAAGCCGCAGCTCGCGCGCGGCGAGTTGCGTGCGATTGGTGCGACCACGCTGGACGAGTATCGCAAGCACATTGAAAAGGACCCGGCTCTCGAACGGCGATTCCAGCCCGTCACGGTCAACGAACCCACAGTGGAGGCAACGATCGCAATCCTGCGCGGTTTGAAGGAGCGTTATGAAGTGCATCATGGGGTTCGCATCCAGGATGCAGCGCTCGTCTCGGCCGCGACGCTGTCTCATCGATATATCTCCGATCGCTTCCTGCCGGACAAAGCCATTGACCTCGTTGACGAGGCGGCTTCACGCCTGCGAATGGAACTCGATTCGATGCCCGTTGAGATTGATCAGCTTGAGCGGCAGATCATGCAGCTGGAGATCGAGCAGAACGCGTTGAAGCGCGAGAAGGATGAGGCGTCGCGCGAGCGGCTGGGTCGCATCGAGAGGGAGCTCGCGAACTTGAAGGAACAATCGACGAAGCTGAAGGCGCAGTGGCAGAACGAAAAAGCCGCCATCAACGCTGCGAGCATCATCAACGGCCAGATCGAGCAAGCGAAGCTCGACCTTGAGGAAGCCCAGCGGAAAGCGGACCTGAACCTCGCGGCGCAGATTCAATACGGGCGCCTTCCGGAATTGCAGCAGAAACTCACGGCGGCGGAGAAGGCTTTGAAGGAAAAGCCCAGCGAGAACCGGCTGCTTTCAGAGGAAGTCACGGACGAGGACATCGCCAAGGTGGTTGCGTCGTGGACGGGAATCCCCGTGACGCGCATGCTTGAGGGCGAACGCCAGAAGCTGGTTCGCATGGAGGAGCGATTGCAGCAGCGCGTGATTGGGCAAAAGGAAGCCATTGAAGCCGTTGCGAACGCGGTGCGCCGCTCGCGCAGCGGGTTGCAGGAGCCGAATCGTCCCATGGGCTCATTCATTTTCCTCGGACCCACGGGCGTGGGTAAGACTGAAACGGCACGTGCGCTGGCGGAGTTCCTGTTCGATGACGAGAACGCCATGGTGCGCATCGACATGAGCGAATACATGGAGAAGCACACCGTGGCGCGATTGATTGGCGCGCCGCCGGGGTACGTTGGCTACGAGGAAGGCGGGCAGTTGAGCGAGGCAGTTCGACGCAAGCCGTATTCGGTGGTGCTCTTTGACGAGATTGAGAAAGCGCATCACGACGTTTTCAACGTGCTGCTGCAGGTGCTCGATGACGGGCGATTGACGGATGGGCAAGGGCGGACAGTGGATTTCAAAAACTCGATCATCGTCATGACCAGCAATATTGGATCGCCCGTGATCCAGGAATATTACAGCTCGGGCGCGCTGAGCGCCGCGGGCCATGCTGAGATGGAGAACCTCGTTCGCACCGAATTGAAAGCGCATTTTCGCCCGGAGTTTTTGAATCGGGTGGACGACATCATCATCTTCCACAGCCTGGACGAATCGCAGATTGCGAGCATCGTGGACATTCAGCTTCAGCGGCTGGCGAAACGATTGACAGCGCAACAGTTGAGCCTGGAGGTGGATGCATCCGCAAAGCGGCTGATTGCCAGGGAAGGCTTCGATCCGCAGTTCGGAGCGCGGCCTTTGAAACGGGCGATACAGAATCGGCTGCTCGACCCGCTCGCGACGAAGCTGCTCGTGGGCGATTTCAAGCCCGGTGACCGCATCCAGGTGACAGCGCCTGACGGTGAATTGGTGTTTAGCAAGTGA
- a CDS encoding NAD(P)/FAD-dependent oxidoreductase — protein MSGANGSSFARDAGWGESAGMDDVIVIGAGAAGLMAAKDLTAKGFSTTIVEARDRVGGRIWSLEPSSAGFPIDAGAEFIHGRRNDVWEMARTAALSTHEVPDRHWRFARNRLIETRSFWDDLATVLDRINPSLDPEQDFHSWLKHQRGIDKSSRERAWHFAEGFHAAPADRISLYSVATSHRASKETEGDAAFRINAGYGALAGWLLAQVLARGGRLLLGTRVKSIHWRPEFVEIHAETSAGMRQLRARAAVVTLPLGVLKSGAVRFEPALGPKADAIERLQAGSVVKISLLFRNRFWPVDNFGFIHSDEEWLPTWWADERGLALVGWAGGPRAALLAQEGERAVLNEAIQAITRIFSVSEQSVREELIQSFWHDWDHDPFTLGAYSYIPAGCGAMPQLLGEPIAQTLFFAGEATDANGHQGTVHAALASGRRAAAEIAARELRRFAVR, from the coding sequence GTGTCAGGCGCGAACGGTTCTTCGTTTGCCCGGGACGCGGGTTGGGGCGAGAGTGCAGGCATGGACGATGTCATCGTGATCGGGGCCGGAGCGGCTGGTTTGATGGCGGCGAAGGATCTGACGGCGAAAGGATTTTCGACCACGATCGTTGAGGCTCGGGATCGCGTCGGCGGCCGCATCTGGTCTCTTGAGCCATCGTCGGCCGGATTCCCGATCGATGCCGGAGCGGAGTTCATTCACGGTCGCCGCAACGACGTTTGGGAAATGGCCCGCACGGCAGCGCTGTCGACGCACGAGGTGCCTGACAGGCACTGGCGATTCGCACGGAACCGGCTCATTGAAACGCGCTCCTTTTGGGATGATCTCGCAACGGTCCTCGATCGGATCAACCCCTCGCTGGATCCTGAGCAGGATTTTCATTCGTGGCTGAAGCATCAGCGGGGCATTGACAAGAGCTCACGCGAGCGTGCATGGCATTTTGCGGAAGGTTTTCACGCGGCGCCCGCGGATAGAATCAGCCTCTACTCGGTTGCGACAAGTCATCGGGCATCGAAGGAAACCGAGGGCGACGCCGCGTTCCGGATCAATGCCGGCTATGGGGCGCTCGCGGGCTGGTTGCTGGCGCAGGTGCTCGCGCGCGGCGGGCGTTTGCTGCTGGGAACGCGCGTTAAGTCGATTCACTGGCGGCCTGAGTTCGTGGAGATCCACGCGGAAACCTCTGCGGGAATGCGGCAATTACGGGCGCGAGCCGCCGTCGTGACACTTCCGCTCGGCGTGCTGAAATCCGGCGCGGTGCGCTTCGAGCCAGCGCTCGGACCCAAGGCGGATGCCATCGAGAGATTGCAAGCCGGGTCAGTCGTGAAGATTTCGTTGCTGTTCCGCAACCGTTTCTGGCCCGTCGACAACTTCGGATTCATCCATTCGGACGAGGAGTGGCTGCCGACCTGGTGGGCGGATGAACGGGGACTTGCACTCGTGGGCTGGGCCGGCGGGCCGCGCGCGGCACTGCTCGCGCAGGAGGGCGAACGTGCTGTTTTGAACGAAGCGATCCAGGCAATTACGAGGATTTTCTCGGTATCGGAACAGAGCGTTCGCGAGGAATTGATCCAGAGCTTTTGGCACGATTGGGATCACGATCCCTTCACGCTGGGCGCCTACAGCTACATTCCGGCTGGATGTGGCGCGATGCCGCAGTTGCTGGGGGAACCCATTGCGCAGACGCTCTTCTTTGCGGGGGAGGCGACCGATGCGAACGGGCATCAGGGGACAGTGCACGCAGCGCTGGCGAGCGGACGCCGGGCGGCGGCGGAGATCGCCGCACGCGAGCTTCGGAGGTTTGCCGTGCGCTAG
- a CDS encoding beta-L-arabinofuranosidase domain-containing protein, with the protein MLDYLPAFAEAFSNRGLHLFRTVAFPACLLAAAIASSPAQQPTNSSINMAVVAKASASFNSGDTSPNALNDGFNPRSSRDARRGTYGNWPRTGTEWVQYEWSRPISTRQVEVYWWADGQGVGVPKSCRLLYWNGTEFVPVNHASGLGVAANQFNTTSFDEVTTPKLRLEMESDGRLSTGVLEWRVHDSGKSPEFPPSVAAGVDRIAVMGGKTYLSGHVKTLKPSAAAGDVVWSVESGPGRVRFENSKAADTTATFSKVGDYVLKLTAGSGELQDESTLRVRVTPAPPRERLDVVYTTRYSIDSPLWNSRAKALIVNWIPHCIDMNNRTNLTQGQGGIDNFVEAAKKLRGEPAARHKGYVFANAWVHQTVEAMCIALMVDPKGDPEIIAAQDKMKATLEDWIPKILAAQEPDGYLQTAYTLADRSRWPERWGPRNRADHEGYVAGYFIESAINHYTLTGGKDRRLYDAAKKLSDCWVANIGPGKKQWWDGHQEMEQALVRFGRFVNDVEGQGRGDSYTRLAKFLLDCRGDGSEYDQSHLPVQQQYEAVGHAVRAVYSYSGMADVAAETGDRDYESAVMSLWDNMVNRKYYVTGGIGSGETSEGFGPDYSLRNNAYCESCSSCGLIFFQYKLNLAYHDAKYADLYEETMYNALLGATDLNGTVFNYTNPLIDGRRTAWHACPCCVGNIPRTLLMIPTWTYVKGRDGIYVNMFVGSTINVDRIAGTDVQMVQKTDYPWDGKVSITVNPKQSKRFAIRVRVPDRQTSALYEHTPEVRGLTSLSVNGKAMKPKVEKGYAIIERRWSAGDRIDFEVPLLPQRIKADERIVGNRGRVALRFGPLVYNVERADQANLDQPLGKAPIKAEWMGDLLGGVTVLKGQWANGSSMIAIPNYARMNRVGQVAGEETEVVNYAPGASATGATTNAPSAQPQRRGPGGGPNSIVWMRDE; encoded by the coding sequence ATGCTCGATTACCTGCCTGCCTTTGCCGAAGCGTTTTCAAACCGTGGGCTTCATCTGTTTCGAACCGTCGCGTTCCCCGCGTGCCTCCTTGCCGCCGCAATTGCTTCATCACCCGCGCAGCAACCGACGAACAGTTCGATCAACATGGCGGTCGTTGCAAAAGCGTCTGCGTCGTTCAATTCCGGAGACACTTCACCCAACGCCTTGAACGACGGTTTCAACCCGCGCAGTTCGCGCGACGCCCGGCGCGGAACCTATGGGAACTGGCCGCGCACAGGGACTGAATGGGTGCAGTATGAATGGAGCCGCCCGATCAGCACGCGGCAGGTGGAAGTCTATTGGTGGGCAGATGGCCAGGGTGTCGGGGTGCCCAAATCGTGCCGCTTGCTTTACTGGAACGGAACCGAATTTGTTCCAGTGAACCATGCGTCGGGCCTCGGCGTGGCGGCAAACCAGTTCAACACCACGTCGTTCGATGAAGTCACCACGCCGAAGTTGCGGCTGGAAATGGAATCCGACGGACGCCTGTCCACCGGCGTTTTGGAATGGCGCGTTCATGATTCCGGCAAGTCGCCCGAGTTCCCGCCGTCAGTTGCTGCAGGAGTCGATCGCATCGCTGTGATGGGAGGCAAGACTTACCTGTCCGGCCACGTGAAGACACTGAAGCCGTCCGCTGCTGCGGGCGACGTTGTCTGGAGCGTTGAATCGGGCCCCGGGCGCGTGAGGTTTGAAAACTCGAAAGCCGCAGATACCACCGCGACATTTTCGAAGGTTGGCGATTACGTGCTGAAGCTGACGGCGGGGTCGGGCGAACTCCAGGACGAATCCACGCTGCGGGTGCGTGTCACGCCAGCCCCGCCGAGGGAGCGTCTCGATGTTGTTTACACCACGCGCTACAGCATCGACAGCCCGCTTTGGAATTCCCGCGCCAAGGCGCTGATCGTGAACTGGATTCCGCATTGCATCGACATGAACAACCGCACAAACCTGACGCAGGGGCAGGGCGGCATTGATAATTTTGTTGAGGCGGCGAAGAAACTGCGCGGCGAGCCGGCGGCGCGCCACAAGGGTTATGTTTTCGCCAACGCATGGGTGCATCAAACGGTGGAGGCCATGTGCATCGCGCTGATGGTCGATCCCAAGGGCGACCCGGAAATCATCGCGGCGCAGGACAAGATGAAGGCCACGCTCGAGGATTGGATTCCCAAGATTCTTGCGGCGCAGGAACCTGATGGATACCTGCAGACAGCCTACACGCTGGCGGATCGCAGCCGCTGGCCCGAACGCTGGGGGCCGCGCAACCGTGCTGACCACGAGGGTTACGTTGCGGGATATTTCATTGAATCGGCCATCAATCATTACACCCTCACGGGCGGCAAGGACCGCCGCCTTTACGACGCGGCCAAAAAGCTTTCGGATTGCTGGGTTGCCAATATTGGCCCTGGCAAAAAGCAATGGTGGGATGGGCATCAGGAAATGGAGCAGGCGCTGGTGCGATTTGGCCGTTTCGTGAATGACGTGGAAGGCCAGGGCCGCGGCGACAGTTACACCCGGCTCGCCAAGTTCCTGCTCGACTGCCGCGGTGATGGCAGCGAGTACGACCAGAGCCACCTTCCTGTCCAACAACAATACGAAGCAGTCGGCCACGCCGTGCGCGCGGTCTACAGTTACTCGGGCATGGCCGACGTCGCTGCCGAAACTGGGGATCGCGATTACGAAAGCGCAGTGATGTCGCTCTGGGACAACATGGTGAATCGCAAATACTATGTGACGGGCGGCATTGGCAGCGGCGAAACCTCGGAGGGCTTCGGCCCGGATTATTCGCTGCGCAACAATGCCTACTGTGAGTCGTGCTCGAGCTGCGGTCTCATTTTCTTTCAATACAAGCTGAACCTCGCCTATCACGACGCGAAGTACGCCGACCTTTATGAGGAGACGATGTATAACGCGCTGCTCGGCGCCACGGACCTGAACGGCACCGTGTTTAATTACACCAATCCATTGATCGATGGACGCCGCACGGCCTGGCATGCGTGTCCCTGTTGCGTCGGGAACATTCCGCGCACGTTGCTCATGATCCCGACCTGGACTTACGTGAAGGGCCGCGACGGAATCTACGTGAACATGTTTGTTGGGAGCACGATCAACGTCGATCGCATTGCGGGCACCGATGTGCAGATGGTCCAGAAAACTGATTATCCGTGGGACGGCAAGGTTTCGATCACCGTTAATCCCAAGCAGTCGAAGCGCTTCGCGATTCGCGTTCGCGTGCCGGATCGCCAGACGAGTGCGTTGTACGAGCATACTCCCGAGGTTCGCGGATTGACGTCGCTTTCGGTGAATGGCAAGGCGATGAAACCCAAGGTTGAAAAGGGCTATGCGATTATTGAACGACGCTGGTCGGCCGGGGACCGCATCGATTTCGAGGTTCCGCTCCTGCCCCAGCGGATCAAGGCCGACGAGCGGATCGTCGGTAATCGCGGCCGGGTCGCTCTTCGATTTGGTCCGCTGGTTTACAACGTGGAACGCGCTGATCAGGCCAATCTCGACCAGCCCCTCGGCAAGGCTCCGATCAAAGCAGAATGGATGGGTGATCTCCTGGGCGGCGTGACGGTATTGAAAGGCCAGTGGGCAAACGGATCGTCAATGATCGCGATACCGAACTATGCGCGGATGAATCGGGTTGGCCAGGTCGCGGGCGAGGAGACTGAAGTGGTTAATTACGCGCCGGGCGCATCGGCGACGGGCGCCACGACCAATGCCCCATCGGCGCAGCCGCAACGCCGGGGTCCCGGCGGCGGCCCGAACTCGATCGTTTGGATGCGCGACGAGTAG
- a CDS encoding lactate racemase domain-containing protein, producing MTQSLSISGQTSPVSAAQVETLVAQALPEAAYHGRRILMVVPDHTRTAPVGLLFKSIHQQIGGVAAELDVIVALGTHPAMSEEAICARLEITLDERRSRYAKVRFFNHEWDNPQALREIGSLTSAEVSELTGGLFSMDVPVEINRLVFNYDEVMIVGPVFPHEVVGFSGGNKYLFPGIGGPKILNFFHWLGAVVTNPMIIGNKWTPVRKVVDRAGALVKIEKRCFAMVVAPDKSLVGLAFGTPESAWDTASELSRQTHIVYKDKPFKTVLSNMPPMYDDLWVAGKGMYKLEPVVADGGELIIYAPHVHEISVTHGRVIEQIGYHCRDYFLKQWDLFKNFPWGIVAHSTHVRGIGTFEDGVERCRIQVTLATSIPESTCRKINLGYRDPKTIRPEDFANREAEGILYVPKAGEMLYHLRNQPKWAGGN from the coding sequence GTGACTCAATCTCTATCGATTTCAGGACAGACTTCACCCGTCTCCGCTGCACAGGTCGAGACTTTGGTGGCGCAGGCATTGCCGGAGGCGGCCTATCACGGACGGCGCATTCTGATGGTTGTTCCCGACCACACCCGCACGGCACCCGTCGGCCTGCTGTTCAAATCCATTCATCAGCAGATTGGCGGTGTGGCCGCCGAATTGGATGTCATCGTTGCGCTCGGCACTCATCCCGCAATGAGCGAGGAAGCAATCTGCGCGCGGCTTGAGATCACACTCGACGAACGCCGCTCGCGCTACGCAAAGGTGCGCTTCTTCAATCATGAATGGGACAACCCGCAGGCGCTTCGCGAGATCGGATCGCTGACCTCGGCTGAGGTGAGCGAGTTGACGGGCGGATTGTTCTCGATGGATGTTCCCGTTGAAATCAACCGTCTCGTGTTCAATTACGATGAGGTGATGATCGTCGGTCCTGTTTTCCCGCACGAGGTCGTGGGCTTCTCGGGCGGCAACAAATATCTTTTCCCCGGCATCGGCGGTCCGAAAATTCTCAACTTCTTTCACTGGCTGGGCGCCGTTGTCACGAACCCGATGATCATCGGAAACAAATGGACGCCTGTTCGCAAGGTGGTCGATCGCGCAGGCGCTTTGGTGAAGATTGAAAAGCGATGCTTTGCCATGGTGGTCGCGCCCGACAAGTCGCTCGTGGGTCTCGCGTTCGGAACACCTGAAAGCGCATGGGATACTGCCAGCGAGCTCTCGCGGCAGACGCATATCGTCTACAAGGACAAGCCGTTCAAGACGGTGCTGTCGAACATGCCGCCGATGTATGACGACCTCTGGGTGGCTGGCAAGGGGATGTACAAGCTTGAACCTGTCGTTGCTGATGGCGGCGAGCTGATCATTTACGCACCGCACGTTCACGAGATTTCCGTGACGCATGGGCGTGTGATCGAGCAGATTGGCTATCACTGCCGCGACTACTTCCTGAAGCAATGGGACCTCTTCAAAAACTTTCCGTGGGGCATCGTTGCGCACTCAACCCACGTGCGCGGGATCGGAACCTTTGAAGACGGCGTGGAGCGCTGTCGCATCCAGGTCACGCTCGCGACCAGCATTCCTGAGTCGACCTGCCGCAAGATCAACCTTGGCTACCGTGATCCCAAGACGATTCGCCCTGAGGACTTCGCGAACCGTGAAGCGGAGGGAATCCTTTACGTGCCGAAGGCGGGTGAGATGCTGTATCACCTCCGCAACCAACCGAAGTGGGCTGGCGGTAATTGA
- a CDS encoding efflux RND transporter periplasmic adaptor subunit, with amino-acid sequence MKKAAVVLILVCCAIAFGWVLVDRIRNAKAPVAQSEQGPAPVEVAPIERGAIEWRRAFSGTLESSGEFVVAPKISGRIERLAVDLADPVSRGQVVAELDDDEYVQEVAQAEAELAVTRANLKEAVSMHELAQREIARVQTLTQQGIGSESQLDIALADQLARDAAVQVAQAHVLRAEAAVSTARIRLGYAKVAAIWTGGSDERVVAHRHVEEGDTVAANAPLLTIVELDPIKAVIHLTGRDYGHMRAGQTVALSSDSYAGKTFAGRVTRVAPVFEEASRQARAELTVANPDLQLKPGMFVRAETILQRVENATIVPLSALTTRDGKTGVFVVSDAGDRVAWRPVEVGIRENERVQVIGDGLAGRVVTLGQQLLDDGSAITIPQRQSSQAPTAENG; translated from the coding sequence ATGAAAAAAGCCGCTGTAGTGCTGATTCTTGTTTGCTGCGCCATCGCGTTTGGGTGGGTTCTCGTCGACCGCATCCGCAACGCCAAGGCGCCGGTGGCGCAATCCGAGCAGGGCCCCGCGCCCGTGGAGGTCGCTCCGATTGAACGCGGAGCGATCGAATGGCGTCGCGCATTCAGTGGAACGCTTGAATCCTCCGGCGAATTCGTTGTTGCACCCAAGATCTCAGGGCGGATCGAACGCCTGGCTGTCGACCTCGCCGATCCCGTGTCGCGAGGACAGGTGGTGGCGGAGCTCGACGATGACGAATATGTGCAGGAGGTGGCGCAGGCGGAGGCGGAACTCGCGGTGACGCGGGCCAATCTGAAGGAAGCCGTCAGCATGCATGAACTCGCGCAGCGGGAAATCGCGCGCGTGCAAACGCTGACGCAGCAGGGAATCGGATCGGAATCGCAACTGGACATTGCGCTCGCCGACCAGCTGGCGCGGGACGCTGCGGTCCAGGTGGCGCAGGCTCATGTTCTCCGTGCCGAGGCCGCTGTCAGCACGGCGCGCATCCGGCTCGGTTACGCGAAGGTGGCGGCGATCTGGACCGGCGGAAGCGATGAACGTGTCGTGGCCCACCGGCATGTGGAGGAGGGCGACACGGTGGCCGCCAATGCGCCCCTGTTGACCATCGTGGAACTCGATCCCATCAAGGCCGTCATTCACCTGACAGGACGCGACTACGGGCACATGCGAGCGGGGCAGACGGTGGCGCTTTCGTCGGATTCGTATGCAGGAAAAACATTCGCCGGGCGGGTAACGCGCGTTGCTCCCGTGTTTGAAGAGGCTTCGCGACAGGCGCGCGCCGAATTGACCGTTGCGAATCCTGACCTGCAGTTGAAGCCTGGAATGTTCGTGCGGGCTGAAACCATCCTGCAGCGCGTGGAGAACGCCACGATTGTTCCGTTGTCGGCATTGACGACGCGCGATGGGAAAACTGGGGTCTTCGTCGTAAGCGATGCAGGTGACCGCGTCGCATGGCGGCCGGTGGAAGTCGGGATCCGCGAGAACGAGCGTGTGCAGGTGATTGGCGACGGCCTCGCCGGGCGCGTCGTTACCCTTGGGCAACAGCTGCTGGATGACGGTTCGGCGATCACGATTCCCCAGCGCCAATCCAGCCAGGCGCCCACGGCAGAGAACGGATGA